From Corallococcus caeni:
GTGGGCTGGAGCGTCTCGCTGATGGACAGCTGGAGCCCGTCGAAGGTCTCCGAGGTCAGGCCCGGCGTGCCCGCGGCGGCGGTGCCGGTGAAGCCGGTGGCGGAGAGCGACAGCGTGGACGTGCCCGCGGGCGTGGCCAGCCCCGTGATGACGGTGTTGCCCTGCGCGTCCGTCACCACCGACGCGACCTTGCCGGCGAGCGCCGTCGCCAGCGAGTGGTTCAGCTCCGCGGGCGTCACCGCCCCCGCGTTCGCCGCGAGGATGGGGATGGGCACCACCGTGGTGCCCCCCGGCGGCCCCACGGTGACCTTCGCGTCCTCCGGGTCCAGGTCGTACGTGGCGCCCGAGGGCTTGGGGATGGTGAGCGTGGGCCCGGTGGCCACCTTCAGCGAAATCTCCGGCGAGTCCGTGCCGCCGATGACGAAGGTGTTGGTGAGCCCCGCGGCGGTGACGGCCTGGGTGAGGACGGCCTTGAGTTGGGTGGTGTCCAGCTGCGTGCGGCCGTTGGCGAACGTGGCGGCCGGCACCGCGGTCGTCACCAGGGACTGGGTGATGGGAACGTCCAGCGTCGTGCGGGGCAGGTCCGGTTGGGCTTCATCCCAGGTGGAGAGCTGCAGCTTGCCGCCGTCGTAGAGGCTGTACTTCGTGCCGGACAGCACGGCGGCCTTGAGCTTCGGCGGCACGCCCGGCACCAGCACCGCGCCGGGCGGCTGAGCGGCCAGCTTCAGCTGGAACTCGTCGCGCACGCGGATGTAGCGGGAGATGTCGTTGATGCGATCGGCGACGTAGTCCTCGCTGGACGGGTCCATGCGCACGTCCTCGAACGCCTCCAGGCGGCGCGTGGCCCCGGCCTCCGTCCAGACGACCTCCACGCGGAACGCCTCGCTGGGGAAGTTGGTGGAATCGCTCACGTGGACGCGGAGGAAGTCGGACCACTCGCCCGCGCCCCGCGCCAGGAACGTGAGGGCGTTGAGGCCGCCCCCCGCGCGCGACACAAGGGGCGCGGACGCACCGGCCACCGCGTCGGAGGGCAGCACGCGCACGACGTAGGCGCGCCGTCCGCCGGAGTCGAAGAAGGCCTCCACCGCCTGCGCGACGAGCCCCGCCTCTCCGGGCTCGTGGCCCCCGAAGGCGCGCTCGTACTCGGCGAAGCCGGTGACGAACTGGGCCAGGCCCGGGATGCCGCGCGCCGTGCGTCCGACGAACGCCGCCGTGGACGTGCCCACCCCTTCGATGGGGCGCGCACCGGCACTGATCTCTTCGACATAGACGCCGGGATGCAATCGCTCAGCCACGTTCATCCTCCTGGTTTCAGATGGTCCCGCGCCTGGCGGTCTCGACTTCGGTGACGGACGTTCCCGGGTGGCCGCTGGCACCGCGCGCGGCACCGCGCGCGACGAGGTCCACCTGGGGCTTCTCGACGAGGCGGGCGCTGGTGCGCGGGTTCGGCTCGTCCATCAGCGCGGAGACGCGGTAGTCCACGCAGCAGCGGTACAGGTGGTTCAAGAGGTCGTCGCGGCGGCGCAGCTGGGTCTGGAAGAAGAAGCACTCCTCCTCGAACACGAGCGTGCGGCCCCGCGCCCAGACGCCCTCCACGGGCTTGCTGAGCGTCACCGCGTCGCCGTCCAGCCCCAGCACCAACGCCTGGAAGCGCCGCTTGCCCACGCGGTAGCCGTCCTCGCTCTCCCCCAGCACCACCACGTCGCCGACCTTGAGGCGCGGGGCCGCGGTGACGCTGCGGCGCAGCGCCGGGTCCAGCGGGCCCACGGGCTCCGCCACCAGGTGCAGGTGGTCCACCGTGAAGTCCAGCGGCGTGCCCGTCTGCGCGCCCAGCGTGAGCACCATGTCGCTCGCGGCGACGGTGACGCCGGGCGCGGCGACGGGCGGCGCGGGCGTGGCCTCCGGATCCTGGAGCGGCTGCGGCGTCCCGTCCGCCGACAGCCACACCACGCCCTCCCCCGCCTCCAGCCGCGCGTGCAGCGCCACGCCGGCCTCCAGCCGCTCCACGGGGAGGCGCCAGCGCGTCTCCGCGACCTGCGTGCCGCTGCCCTGGGACAGCGTCGCGGTGGCCACCACCTCGCCCATGAGCCGGGTGCCCACCTGCTCATAGCGGACGACGAGCCGCAGCACGGGCTGCGCCTGCGACAGCAGCACGGCCACCGGCAGCGTCTGCGCGGCCACCGCGCCGGAGGCGACCCGCAGCCCCAGCGACAGCGCCAGTCCGTCCGGGGCCGGATTGTCGGCGTGGAATGGATCCGGCACGGCGGGCAGGGGGTACACGAGGACGGAGGCGGTGCCGGTCCCGGACAGGCGCAGGCCCTCGGAGGCGGGCAGGAAGGACGCGCCCGGCGTCAGGTCCACGCGTCCGCCGCGCGCGCGCTCCAGGCCCAGGTCGCTGGCCTCCAGGTGCGCCAGGGACATGAGCGTGGTGGGCTCGCCGCGCGGCAGCAGGCGGAGCGTCGTGGCGCCGTCGGGCACGTCCTCGGCCAGCAGCGACGGGCGGAGGACCATCTGCCCGCGCGTGGGGATGGAGAGCGCCACCGTGTCCATGATGGACGCCAGGTCCCCCTGCGAGCCCGCCCACAGGTCCACCTGCACGTCGATGGCCATGGCCTTGGGCGCGCGCAGCTTGCTCAGGAACGCCCTGCCCTCCTGGGCCCGCTCCGGAGGCTCCATGCCCAGGGGATCCGCGATGCTGCCGGTGACGGGCAGCACCTCCACGCTGGAGCGGAACGCCATGGAGGCGATGCCCGGGTCGGAGCTGAGCGCGAACCGGCCGCCCTCCACGTCCCAGCGCGCGGTGGCGGCGGCGAGCGCCTCCAGCAGCAAGGGGTCCGTGAGCGGCGCGCCCGTGGGCTCCTGGAAGAGGCCGCCGGCGAGCGCCTCCGCCAGCTTCGCGTTGATCGCGGCGGTGAGCGCGGGGCCGGTGTCGGAGGAGGCGAACGAGCCCCCCGGCAGGCCCGTGAGGGTGACGGTGGCGCGGCCATCCAGGCGCAGCTTGAGCGCGCCACCCGGGGGCACGCTGTCCGAAGCCGCGCGAGGCCTGCCGACGAGGTGGCCCGGGACGCGGACCGTGGCGACGCCGGTGCGGCCGTTCTCGCGCTCGGGTTCAGGGAAGAGGCCCAGCGGACCGACGACGGAGAGGAAGGGCACGCGGGACGGCCGGTAACCCTCATCCACATAGCCATGCGCGGCGAAGACACGCACGTCGCCGCTGCGCAAGGCCATCCGGCCCTGCCACAGCAGTCCGCTGAGGATCTCGCGAATCACGCGAAACGACCCTCCAGGGCAGTGTCATGTCTGGTTTCAAGCTGCTGCGTCACGGCACCCCCCGGCACCCCGCAGAACCGCCTGTCCCCCGCATGAGACACGCGGAGGGCGACGACAATGAACCAGGAACTCCACCGGCGTCAACACCAGACACACATCAATCCTTGACTGACATGTGACAATCACAACGCATGTATCGCCCCGCGGGGCAGGTGGGAGGGGGTGGTTGTCCACCGGGCCGCGGGCCATCTTCTCCGGGAGGGGAGCGGCGGATGCCATTCGCGGACTTCGTGGGCCTGGCCGCGCGGCTGTTCGAGGCCACGGGCGTGGGAGTGATGCTGGTGGGGGTGTTGGCCTCCGTGGCCTTCGCGGCCCGGGACGCCCGAGGCCCGAAGCGGGCGGGGGCGTACCGTCAGCTGCGCCAGGACCTGGGCCGCGCCATCCTGCTGGGCCTGGAGCTGCTGGTCGCGGCGGACATCATCCGCACGGTCACGGAGTCCCCCACGATGGGACAGGTGCTCGTCCTGGGACTCATCGTCCTCATCCGGACCTTCCTCAGCTTCACGCTGGAGGTGGAGATCAACGGACGCTGGCCCTGGCAATCCCGCCCAGGCGACGAGGAAGGGGCCGGCCCCCCGCCGCCGTGAGGCCTTGGCCTTGGGGGCCAGCCAATCAGTGGCTGCGCCTCCAGGTGGGCGCGGGCTGCCCGCGCGCGTCGCGGATGCACACCCTCCAGGTCAGGCCACTCCCATGGTGGGAAGCGGCGTCACGGGGCCCTGCCTCCAAGCTCGCCGGGAAGGGCCGGGGTCAGAGGAGGCGCGCGTGGAGAGTCACAGCGCAAGCTTCGACCCGGAGGCCTCCGTGTCCATCACCGAGGCGCACTCCCGGCTGCTCCTCGAGACACTGGTGGCCAGCACGCCCGTGGGGCTCGCGGTCGTGGACATGGAGCAGCGCTTCGTCCAGGTCAACGAAGCGCTCGCCGTCATGAACGGCATCCCGCGCGAGGCCCACCTGGGCCGCAAGGTGCAGGAGATCGTCCCGGAGATGTGGCCCACGCTCCGCCCCCAGTACCAGCGCGTCCTGGAGGGCGGGGGCGCGCAGACGGTGGAGGTCAGCGGCGCCACCTCGAAGGATCTCGGCGTGGAGCGCCACTTCCTCGTCAGCTACTACCCGGTGCGCACGGGAGCGGGCGTGTTGCTCGGCATCGGCGTCATCGTGGCGGAGGTCACCGAGCAGCGCAGGGCGCACGACGCGCTCCGGGCCAGCGAGCAGCGCTACCGCTCGCTGGTGGAGGCCATGGCGCAGCCGGTGTGGACCACCAACGCCCGGGGCGAGGTGGTGGAGTCCGCGCCGCGCTGGCGGGCGTTCACGGGCCAGACGCACGAGGAGCACCTGGGGCTGGGCTGGCTCACCGCCATCCACCCGGATGACCGCAAGCGCGTGGTGCGCGGCTGGGTGGAGTCCCTGCGCACGAAGACGTCCTACCGGGGCGAGTTCCGCCTGCGCTTCCACGCCGGGGGCTACCGGAACGTGGTGGGCCGGGCCGTGCCCGTGTTCGGCGACAAGGGCGCCATCCGCGAATGGGTATCCACGGCGGAGGACATCACCGAGCGCAAGCAGGCGGAGGCCCGGGCGGAGAACGAGCGCGCGAGGCTGAGCGCCGTGCTGACGAGCGCCCCGGCGTCCATCGCCATCCTCTCCGGCGAGCAGCAGGTCTTCACGCTGGTGAATCCCCTCTACAAGGTGCTCGCGCGGGGCAGGGACCTGCTGGGCATCTCCGTCAAGGACTACCCCACCCCCCGGGGGATCGAATACTCCCGGATGATCGAAAAGGCCTACACCCGCGGCGAGCCGATCATCGAGAAGGAGCTCGCCGTCACGTCCGACTTCAAGGGTGACGGGGTGGATTCGACGCGGCGGTTCGACGTCGTCTACCAGCCCTTGCGCGACGTGAATGGCCAGGTGGACTCCGTGCTGTCCTTCGCCATCGACGTGACGGAGCGGGTGGAGGCGCGCAAGAAGCTGGAGGAGTGGGCCGCGTCGCTGAGGAACCAGCAGCAGTGGCTGGAGGCGGTGCTGGACCGGACGCCGGTGGCGCTCATCCTGGTGGAGCCCCGGACCGGCCGGATCCTCTTCGCGAACCAGGTGGCCCGGCGGATGGCCGGCGGCGACTTCCCTGGGGGCCTGCGGCCGGAGGCCTATTCGGGAGTGCATCGCTTCACGGATGAGACGGGGCGGGAGCTGAGCGTGGATGAAATCCCCGGCATCCGGGCGGTGAAGGGTGCGGCCGTGCACGGGGAGCCGGTCGTCTGGCACACGCCCACCGGGCGCTACTCGTTGCTGGTGGAGGCGGCCCCCCTGCCCGCCCAGCATGGCCATCCCGCTTCGGTCCTCCTGGGGCTCCAGGACGTCACCGAGCTGCGCAAGACCCAGGCCCAGCTCCAGCACGCGGTGTCCCTCAGGGACGAGTTCCTGACGGTGGCGTCGCACGAGCTGAAGACGCCGCTGACGCCCTTGCAGCTCAAGCTCCAGTCCCTGGTGAAGGACGCGCAGTCGGCCCAGACGCTGGAGGCGCTGCGGGAGCGCGTCTTGAGGACGGCGGAGACCATCTCCGGGCAGGTCCGGAAGATGACCACGCTCATCAACGACCTGCTGGAGGTGACGCAGCTCACGGGCCCCGCCGCGCCGCTGCGGCTGGAGGACGTGGACCTGGCGGACGTGGTGCGCGAGGAGGTGGAGCGCTTCAGGGTCCCGGCGGAGAAGGCGGGCTGCGAGCTCATCGTGGAGGCGGCCCCCGGAGCGGTGGGCCACTGGGACCGCCACCGGCTGGAGCAGGTGGTGAGCAGCCTGTTGTCCAACGCGCTGAAGTATGGCGCCGAGCGCCCGGTGACGCTGAAGGTCGAGCGTGACCGGGACCGGGCAAGGTTGAGCGTGAGGGACGAAGGCATCGGCATCGCGCCGGGGAGCCTCCAGGCCATCTTCGAGAAGTTCACCCGCGCCGTGTCCGCAAGGCATTACGGAGGTCTGGGATTGGGCCTCTTCATCACCAGACAGATTGTCGAAGCCCACCACGGCACCCTGCGCGCGGAGAGCCAACCCGGGCAGGGTGCGACGTTCATCGTGGAGTTGCCGGTGTCGAAGTAAGGCTACGGGTCAATCTCTCTCAAAATGCGCACAAAGCTCGCATCAGAAGCCAAGTGAGTGCGGGTCTCCCAGTCGAGTTGCCCCTGCTCGTTCGGCGGAGCCGACGCTCGCGAGGCCAACACAGAGAAACGCTGCGCCTGGATCTCCACGACGTCCTCGTCCCTGCCCCTCAGCACCACTTCCCCGGTCGCGCCCACGGGCAGCACGGTGGAGAACGAATAAGACAGGAGCCCAGCGCTCGTGGTCTCCATGGGGAACTCCACGACGATCCAGCATCCCGTTGGGACCCGCGCCTCCTGGAATGGCAAGGTCAACGCCCCCAGGCCGTGAAAGCACAGCCAGACCCTTCGGAGCTCCGTGTCTGGTGCCTCGCTGAGGGGCGAGTCCAGGTCGAGCACCAGGCCCCAGGGGAGCACGTCCCAGCGGATCGCGGCGACCCGCGAATCCTGCGCGACTCCAAACCGCTGGGCCCCGCTCAACTCCACCACCGCCTCATCCATGGTTCCGCCGCTCCGTGTGCGTGTCCTCAGGCCGCCGCGGCCACCTGCCCATAGTAGTGCGCCGTGAACTGGCCCTCGGTCGCGAAGCGCGGATAGCGGCCCTCGGCCAGGGTCGGCGCGTCGGGCATGGGATTGGCGGCGGAGTGCTCCAGCAGTGCCGCCAGGAAGCGAGCATAGGCCTCACGCGGCGCGACCCCGGGATGGCGCTCCGCCAGCCCGAGCCCGGCGGCCGGGATGCGCAGCACGGTCGGCCCGCGCTCCGGGTCTCCCCAGGACACCACCAGGTCGGTGAGCACCGTCTGCCTCGGTGCTGCCCCTTCCGGCACGGCGACAGGCAGCATTCCCACGGCCACCGCCAGGACCTCCGTGATGGACAGCGACCGGCGCTGACCGCCCTGCGCCTCCACCAGCAGGGCCTTGGAGGACAGCCCCAGGATGCGACAGGGAACGATTCGCGGGGGCAGCAAGGTCCCCCCGACCGCCACGGGCGCCAGGGCCGCCACGGCGCGGGTCCGGGCCGTCGCGGACTCCGTGTCCAGATCCATTCCCCGGTTCTTCATCCGCGCCCCCATCCGGACCGCCTCCACCTCCAGCTGTTCCACCCGCTCCGCCAACGCGGCGGCATCGCCTGTCGCCAGCGCCTTCGCCCGGGTCAGGTATCCGGCCGCCTGCTCCGGAGCGTCACGGCGCGCCAGCCTCAGCTCCGCCGCCCGAATCAGGGCACGCACCGCCATGATGCCGGTGCCCTTGCCGGCCGCGGCGTAGAGCGACTCGGCCATGGCTGTGGCGTTGGCGGGAGCCTCGCCCTGGTCCAGGCCCTGCGCCACGCGCCACGCGACACCCGGACGCAGCCGCTCCACCGGGAACAGCTCCCCCAACTGGTCCACCGCGTTCCAGAGCGGTTCGGGGACGTCGTGGGCGACCAGCAGCTGCAGTGCCTTCTCCACCCGCGCGGAGCCGGACGGCACCTGGCCGTCCTCCAGCTCCATCCGCCCCAGCCAGAGTAGCGCCTCGGTGTGGTCCGGATGATCCGCCAGGATGCGTAGGAAGGTCGCGCGCGCCTTGTCCCGGTCGCCGCTCTCCAGCGAGGTCTGCGCCTCCACCATGCGGGGATCCGCGACCCAACCGCCGTCGCGCTCGGCGATGGCGGGGGCGACGAAGCGCTCCTCCAGGCGGGTGAGCCGCAGCGCGCCGGCCGCGCCGAAGCCAAAGACAAACCCGCCGATGTGGGCCATCACCGCGACGCCGGTGTTGTTGCCCCACAGCAGGAAGTTGAGCACCTCGTTGCCGAACCAGAGGCTCGCCCATAACCAGCCGGGAACGCCAAAGGTCCCGCGCCAGAAGTGCAGGAACCAGACGAGGTAGCCCACGCGGACCTTGCGCGTGGCGAAGCGCAGGCAGAACGCGCCCATGCACGCCGCCACGGCCCCCGACGCGCCCACCATCAGGGTCTGGGACGTGGGAGCGAGCGCGAAGTGGGCCACCGCCGCCACCAGGCCCCCCACCCCGTAGAACCCCGCGAACAGCGGCCGGCCCCAGACGTCCTCGAGCAGCAGGCCCACGACGTAGAAGAACAGCAGGTTCCCCAGCAGGTGCATCCACCCGAGGTGCAGGAACATGTACGTCAGCCAGCCCCACTGCTTCAGGCCCCGCGCGGGCACCAATCCCAGACGTTGAAGCAGTCCGGAGTCCCGGACCTTCAGCACGCCGTCGCAGTGCGCGTCGAGCTTCGCCTGGAGCACCTCCACGTTCACGTTGCGGAGCGATGTCGGTGACTGCTCCTTCATTCGAGCCAGCAGGGCCTTGCCGTGGTCGCTGAGCAGGGCGCCGCACGCCGGGGGCAGCTCCAGCTGGCGATGAACGAGTGTCTCCTGGATCAGCGCGCGGACCTCCGCCTCGTTCACTCCCACCGGGTTCGCGGGAATCACCCAGGTGATGAAGAAGGCAACGACACAGACGGCGGTGATGGAAAGCGAGACCCAGGGGCGTCGCTCCAACGTCGCGCCCTCCACGCCAAGCGGGAGCAAGAAGACCATGTCGGATGCCTCACCTCGGCGGGCTGGCCCCCAAGCCATGCCGCGCCACGCGATGCGCATGGACATAGCACGTCAAGGCACACGCCTTCATCCGGCGCGCTCAACAGGACATGTCTTCAAAATCCACCAAACCGCAAAGCCATGTAATTCAAAACCAACCCAGGTCCTCACCCTGGAGCACGCGCAACACCAAGGCCTTGCGTGACGCCAGGTCCTTCATGGCCCGAGC
This genomic window contains:
- a CDS encoding phage tail sheath subtilisin-like domain-containing protein yields the protein MAERLHPGVYVEEISAGARPIEGVGTSTAAFVGRTARGIPGLAQFVTGFAEYERAFGGHEPGEAGLVAQAVEAFFDSGGRRAYVVRVLPSDAVAGASAPLVSRAGGGLNALTFLARGAGEWSDFLRVHVSDSTNFPSEAFRVEVVWTEAGATRRLEAFEDVRMDPSSEDYVADRINDISRYIRVRDEFQLKLAAQPPGAVLVPGVPPKLKAAVLSGTKYSLYDGGKLQLSTWDEAQPDLPRTTLDVPITQSLVTTAVPAATFANGRTQLDTTQLKAVLTQAVTAAGLTNTFVIGGTDSPEISLKVATGPTLTIPKPSGATYDLDPEDAKVTVGPPGGTTVVPIPILAANAGAVTPAELNHSLATALAGKVASVVTDAQGNTVITGLATPAGTSTLSLSATGFTGTAAAGTPGLTSETFDGLQLSISETLQPTVPTMLRQLGFAPRARGYSDDSPANPVVRPAAVTNVRLLGGDDGTGLLDTSDFAGDAASRTGLHALDTEDVNIVALPGKNEVAFIAAGIAYCDNRGDCFFLADGPGGVDKDFAVVPDDAKQFVEGLPSRSKNSAMFYPWIRVADPVGVGRNPTRLVPPSGHVAGLFARTDSTRGVWKAPAGIEASISEALGLQYPVIDAEQDLLNPVSLNCLRQFPGVGLVSWGSRTLSPDPEWRYIPVRRTALFLKESLRRGLMWAVFEPNDEELWGRIRVSIESFMLGLFRQGAFQGSTPEEAFSVVCDRSTNPQENVDAGIVTAQVAFAPLKPAEFVVIEISQKSLLAA
- a CDS encoding DUF1622 domain-containing protein, translating into MPFADFVGLAARLFEATGVGVMLVGVLASVAFAARDARGPKRAGAYRQLRQDLGRAILLGLELLVAADIIRTVTESPTMGQVLVLGLIVLIRTFLSFTLEVEINGRWPWQSRPGDEEGAGPPPP
- a CDS encoding PAS domain-containing sensor histidine kinase encodes the protein MESHSASFDPEASVSITEAHSRLLLETLVASTPVGLAVVDMEQRFVQVNEALAVMNGIPREAHLGRKVQEIVPEMWPTLRPQYQRVLEGGGAQTVEVSGATSKDLGVERHFLVSYYPVRTGAGVLLGIGVIVAEVTEQRRAHDALRASEQRYRSLVEAMAQPVWTTNARGEVVESAPRWRAFTGQTHEEHLGLGWLTAIHPDDRKRVVRGWVESLRTKTSYRGEFRLRFHAGGYRNVVGRAVPVFGDKGAIREWVSTAEDITERKQAEARAENERARLSAVLTSAPASIAILSGEQQVFTLVNPLYKVLARGRDLLGISVKDYPTPRGIEYSRMIEKAYTRGEPIIEKELAVTSDFKGDGVDSTRRFDVVYQPLRDVNGQVDSVLSFAIDVTERVEARKKLEEWAASLRNQQQWLEAVLDRTPVALILVEPRTGRILFANQVARRMAGGDFPGGLRPEAYSGVHRFTDETGRELSVDEIPGIRAVKGAAVHGEPVVWHTPTGRYSLLVEAAPLPAQHGHPASVLLGLQDVTELRKTQAQLQHAVSLRDEFLTVASHELKTPLTPLQLKLQSLVKDAQSAQTLEALRERVLRTAETISGQVRKMTTLINDLLEVTQLTGPAAPLRLEDVDLADVVREEVERFRVPAEKAGCELIVEAAPGAVGHWDRHRLEQVVSSLLSNALKYGAERPVTLKVERDRDRARLSVRDEGIGIAPGSLQAIFEKFTRAVSARHYGGLGLGLFITRQIVEAHHGTLRAESQPGQGATFIVELPVSK
- a CDS encoding rhomboid family intramembrane serine protease gives rise to the protein MVFLLPLGVEGATLERRPWVSLSITAVCVVAFFITWVIPANPVGVNEAEVRALIQETLVHRQLELPPACGALLSDHGKALLARMKEQSPTSLRNVNVEVLQAKLDAHCDGVLKVRDSGLLQRLGLVPARGLKQWGWLTYMFLHLGWMHLLGNLLFFYVVGLLLEDVWGRPLFAGFYGVGGLVAAVAHFALAPTSQTLMVGASGAVAACMGAFCLRFATRKVRVGYLVWFLHFWRGTFGVPGWLWASLWFGNEVLNFLLWGNNTGVAVMAHIGGFVFGFGAAGALRLTRLEERFVAPAIAERDGGWVADPRMVEAQTSLESGDRDKARATFLRILADHPDHTEALLWLGRMELEDGQVPSGSARVEKALQLLVAHDVPEPLWNAVDQLGELFPVERLRPGVAWRVAQGLDQGEAPANATAMAESLYAAAGKGTGIMAVRALIRAAELRLARRDAPEQAAGYLTRAKALATGDAAALAERVEQLEVEAVRMGARMKNRGMDLDTESATARTRAVAALAPVAVGGTLLPPRIVPCRILGLSSKALLVEAQGGQRRSLSITEVLAVAVGMLPVAVPEGAAPRQTVLTDLVVSWGDPERGPTVLRIPAAGLGLAERHPGVAPREAYARFLAALLEHSAANPMPDAPTLAEGRYPRFATEGQFTAHYYGQVAAAA